AGGGCTCTCGGGCTTGCATGCTTCCTGGGGGGACTAGTGCCTCCAGATGCATCcgttaaataaaattataagtacAAGGGACCCCATGGGATCCTGCACACTGCAGGCATTCCATAAGTGCAAAGTGAGTTTAAGTACTATTGCACAGACCCTTACACAGACGCGTTAGCACACGTTCAGCCCAAGGTACAGAGTTCAGGCCCTGGCTTCCCAGAGGTGGTGGCAAGACCGGGTGTTAAGGAGACAAAGTCTGGGAGCATTCGGTTAGAGACGCCAGGCCCCACCGCTGATTCTAACCCGCTCTACCCGCGTCACCAGTGATGAGGTTGTTCTGAGCCCAGCGGGGAGCTTCGCTTGGCAAAATGCCCTGTGAGCTGTCCTGGGCCCTTCCGGGAAAGGCCACTTGTGGGCCGAGCGGCCCTCACACACTCCTCCCCAGGGTCTGGTTCACCACTCCCTGGTTTCCAGCCACCACACTGCTACTGTGGGGTTTTGTGGGAGACCACATGGCAGGATCCTGACTGTGGGTGCCCTGCGGCTGCTTGGCGGGCCCTGGGGCCACACACCCTGGAGagctggggaaagagggaaagaaggcagaGCCAGCCAGTCTTTTACCGGAGGTGCTTCTAGATCCCTCGGTGGAGCAAGCTAGATGGTAAAAAGAGGCCTTGCTGGTCCAGATTAGCAACTGCAGCCCCATTGGCCTTGGAAGAGGGGCCTGAATCTGAGTGACCCAGATCCTGATTGACGGTCTTTGGAAGGCATTTGAATACTCCTGGCCAAGACGAGACTGCTTTTGTTGAGCAGCAGAGAGGTTGGGAACGTGTACCGAccagaggaaagcagagactGCCTTTTACACAGCCCAAGGCCGCGTGCTCTGGGCTCGGCAGCACTCCAGGGGGAGGCCCGTGGCCATTTCGGATCCCAACCCAAGCCAGGCAACAGAGGACAGACACCCTTGGGGCGGATCTGCTAGTCCAGAAGCTGGTATTGTTGCCGCACCTGTGAAGAGGCCTGATTTCTGCAGCCAAGAGAAGCCTTGGACTTGCCGGCAAGAGAGTTATTCGGTCAGAGGATCCACCTGATGTTCAGTCATCTGACACCTTTCCTTACCAGATTGCAAATCAAAGGCCATCACTGAACCATTCGCTTAGGCTCGGAGAAGGCACAACCCAGTTCGTGTtctggctctgtgacctcagctctCCAACCCTCAGCTCTCCAGccctcagctttctcattttgTAATGCAAGTGACAGGGCCATCTGCAAAGGAGAGCCCTGAGGATTAGAGTTCGTGCAGGCAGCGTGCCCAGCAGGTGTTAGACTGTTAGAGTCGCCATCCTGAGGTTGGTAGAGACATAGCCGCAGACCACATGGGTGCAGATGAAGCTGCCATGGAGAAGCCCGGTGAGGTCCTCCTGTACTCCAGACCACCCCTAGACTCCTCATGCCACAGTGGACAGGCTCTGGGAAAGGGCTGCATGCCCCACACCACAACCTAGACTGAGGGTGCctccctttcttttaaaaatttgtgaagccctcatgcattgctggtgagaatgcaaaatggtacagccacttggtCCAGAAAAATCTGGCAGTTTCTCGGAAAGCTctagaattaccacatgacccagcaattccactcttagaaACAGTCCAAGAGAAATTAGAACATATGTCTGCAAAAGAACCTGTACCTGAACGTTCATTGCAGCATTGCtcataatagccaagaggtgcaaacaactcaaatatccaccAATTGATGGATGGATAAGCACAATGCGGTATGCTCATCCAAGAGAACATCACTCAGCCATAGGAGGGAATGGAGTACTGGTATCTGCTGcaacagaaatggattttttttaaagactttatttatttattcatgggagacacagatcgagagagaggcagagacacaggcagagggagaagcaggactccatgcagggagcccgatgtgggactcgatcctgggtctccaggaccatgccctgggctgaaggcaggcgccaaaccgctgaaccacccagggatccccagaaatggATCTTGataacattatgctaaatgaaatcagccaagacacaaaaggacaaatattctatttctgcaaaatgtccagaatagacaaatccatagagatggaTTAATAGGTGCCAGGGCCTAGGGATGGGGAATGACAATTTATGGGATTGGGGTTTATTTGGAGgaagatggaaatattttagaattagatACTGGTGGTGGTTGTGCAACTTtgtaaatgtacaaaaaaaacccactgaattttatggtatgtgagttAAATCACAATATGAATAATAAAgttgttaccaaaaaaaaaaaaaaaaaaaaggaccgcTTCTCATGCCAGTTGGAGTGTGCTCTTACTGTGGACAGAGAAATGAGAGGGGCAGTGCGGGGAGTGCAGCTCTCCGGAGCTTTGCCCATAAATCAGATTAACCAGCTTCCCTCCCTCAGCTGTGCCTGGCTCTGAAGGGGCGAAGGCGGCCGCTGCATTTTCTCGATGCCACAGAAATCGAAGGGCTGCTGGGGACGCTGAGGCTCGGTGTGTGGCAGCAGGATGCTCGCCTCCAAGCACTGGGCCAGCCCCACCCAGTGGGGCAGGAAGCGCggaggaagaaagcaaagctCATAGGCGTGCTTTGCCTTGGTCTCCAGATTTACAAGGATCatgttttccaaagcaaaaatTAGGACTGATAATTATGGCTTGTGCTCCTGGGGATGGTAGGATACACCATTTTAAGTTAGGACTGTCCTCCCAAAAAATGATCGTAAGGCTCTAGTTTTCCTAGACACCCTCATCTGCCTTCTTCCCTCTAAGCAGCCAAGTTTCCCAAGATCTTAGACTCTTTGGGGAGTCCCAGGGGAACGATTTTTTTCCTACGACTCTGGTCACATGGCGAAAGGATATTTAATCAGACCTGGACAGTGGTCAGTCCCTTGTCTGTGATTTCACTTTCAGTGATTTTTGTTACCTGCGGTCAACCAGGGTCTGGAAGCGACGGTGCTCCTTCTGGCATATTGTCAGGTCGGTGGCAACTCAACGTCACAAAGCCCACGCCACTCGCCTCATCATCTCACGTCATCTCGGAAAGAAGGGTGACTACAGGGTATCTTGAGAGAGAcggagaccacattcacataattttatCGATGTGCATATTGATATAATTGTCCTATTTTCTTACTAGTTATGTTAGTATCTCTTACTCTGCCTATATTATAAATTACACTGTGTCGTAGACCATGTATGCATAGGAAAAAACAGTTCACATCGCCGGTTGGTGCAATCTTCcatttcaggcatccactgggcgGTCTTGGGATGTCTGCCCCGTGGATGAGGGGGACTACTGTGCTTTTTAGGCTGAGGCTGAGAGTAAATCTAATGCAGTGCCTGAGCTGAACCTTGCCCATGGCAGGGCACAGAATCCAGACCTGGAAAATCTCTGCCCGTCTCCTTTGTTTCCTCGAAGCCTGTTTGGAATATTGACAGGACATTCAATGCAGCAGAAACACGGGCGGGTTCCCTTTACTTCCCCAACACACACGTGACCACCATCCCCCCAATAGCAACAGATTTCGCAGACGAGGCATCGGGACAGTCGCATTTGGGAAGAACTGTTCAGTGTTCTCTGAAATAGCTAGTGGCTTCCGCCGATGGAGCGGCTCAACCCTGCTGGGGCAGCTTTATCTACTATGGAATAGGACCTGAGAGAGCTCACATCTGAGACGCTCATTCCCAAAGGTCCTGCAGGGTTCCAGATACCCGCCCTCCTCCACCACTGCCACCCCGGGCCGAGCCACCGACATTCATATCTGGATTAATCCAATAGCCACTGAATCGGTCTATTTCCAGCCCTGCTCCCTACCTCCCCAAAGTCTATTCTCAAATCAGCAATCCCAGAgatgcttttcaaaaatatttttatttatttatttggggtgaagggagagggacaagcagaccctgcaCAGGCCCACCTCGGGCTCGACCCCATGACCTAGAGATCAccacttgagctgaaaccaagagacggCCCCTGACTATGCCGCCCAGAGAGAtgcttttaaaacataagagcaaAATCCTGCAATAGCTCCCATCATACCTAGAGTGAAAGCTGAAGTCCTTCCAAGGGCCCACAAAGTCTCCCATGATGATCATACAGTCCGCTGACCCCTCCCCATACACTCCCCACACATGACACATTCCCAGCCTGTCCCCACAGATATGTGCCCACCCCCCACAGACACTGCCCTGCAGTCACCTCCAGTCCTTATGCTCATCACCCTGTTCCTCCTACTGATCCTCGACCTGCCCTCGCCTTCGTATTTCCAACCTGGAGGCTCTTACCAGTATCCTGCATGGCTCCTTCCCCACTTCCAGCAATCGATTCTCACCTTTTTGTGGGGGTGTTCCTTGAGCATCCTCATTGAAGAGGCCATCCCCACCCTCCCATTttccctaaccctgaccctgttcatttttctcagtggTATTTACCACCATTAATACTTCATACATGTATATGGATTATATGGATTATATGGATTATATGTATACAGATATATatgtgcaatatatatatatatatatatatatatatatatatatatataaaatccactTGTCTACCATTCTGTGGAAATAAGCAAAGACCAACCATATGAGAAAAGCAAAGGCTACTACTTATTCATAGCTCACTACAGCAAAGGAATGAGCCACACCTCTTGAATTTgagcagagactcaaaggcaggcaCAGGAGCAGGAAAGCATTATGGTGGAACAAAGGGAAAGCTTCAGGTGTGGCCTGACGAGAGGCTGTCAGCGTGGGGAGGCTGTCGGTGAGCtaactggaggggagggggttcatcttccttttttattattttatttattcatgagagacacacagaaagaggcagagggagaagcaggctccctgtggggagcccaatgcaggactcaatcccaggaccctgggatcatgacctgagccaaaggcagacgctcaaccactgagccacccaggcatcccagggtgGGGATCTTACGTGATTGGTGAGGAGTGGATAATTTGACTTCGTGTGGTCGGTCCTCAGTTGGAAGTGAACATAAAATTAGGAAAGCTGTCAGTTATTAATCAGGCCCTGGCCACTCTGGGTGGATTGTTACAGACATCATGGCTTACCTTCCTTGATTGTTACCAGGGATAGCAGTCTGGCTTCTGGCAAGCCTGACTTACAAAAAGCTGGCCTCCTGTGCTGCTCACTGCAGATCAGGGGTTGGTTTCCTGCAGACTGTGGGTCagagttctgtttttaatatacCGTCTGACCATTGTTCATTTGTATATTCAGTCCCTCATCCTTCACTAGGATATAAACAGTAAGAGcattgttttattcactgctctATCCCCAGAGCCTAAAATAGTGTCTGGCACCTTGTAGGCATGCAGTGACTATTTGCATGGTGATTATCATAATGTTTGTCCAGATCTAGTTGGAAAAGCTGTGGCTCTGCTGCATGACCTGGGTAGCACACCCACGGCAAGCTTGCATAATTCAATCCAACTctacaaatgtttgttgagtgcttGTCACATACCCAGGAGGCACTGCATGGGGCTGCGGTTGTTCCCTTGAGTTACATAGGACATGCGTCAGCAGACAATTGATGGAAggctgggattctttttttttttttttttaagatttttatttatttattcatgagagacagagagaggcagagacacaggcagaaggagaagcaggctccatgcaggaagcccaatgcaagatttgatcccgggaccctgggatcacaccctgagccagaggaagatgctcaaccgctgagccacccaggcatcccagaagccTGGGATTCTGAATGCTTTAGCCTTTGCTCATAATTTCTCTCTTGCCTACCTCAAACTCATCTCTACCTTTAAGGTCCCATGGGTTCCAGGTCCCCGTTATGCTCAGAGACAGCTGTGGCCCGCACTTGCCTGCTCCAGCACCTACTACCTATGAAACTGATTTAGTCCCCATCAGGTACCTGTGTGGTAGCTGGTTGTCTTTTTAAAGAGTTGATTATCTTCTCAGTTGGATTATTCCCTTTTAGAGCAGGAGCCACATCTCACCCCCAAAACAGACGATGCACAGGAAGTTCTTGGTGGTCTGAGcctcaccccattcccccacctggCCTGCGTTTGGTTCCCTGAACTCCAGAGCACGGATGTCTCACTGAccccaggagattttttttttatggtgaaaaaatttatatttagatttatagccagctggactcagtttagatgatcccaattttgttggcaacatccaaagcatcatagtcaggagccagtcgaacatatgctttcttctctccatcaggcctgatcaaggtgttgaccttggccacatcaatgtcatagagcttcttcaccgcctgtttgatctggtgcttattggccttgacatccacaatgaacacaagtgtgttgttgtcttctattttcttcatggctgatgCAGTAGAtaaggggaacttgatgatggcatagtgatcaagcttgtttctcctgggggcgctctttagaggatatttgggctgcctgcGGAGATGCAGGGTCTTGGGTCGTTGGAATGTAGGTGACGtgtggatcttcttttttttgtgactgtgcatgCCTTTCAGCACCACTTTCTttgctttcaaagcctttgctttggcttcggctttgggaggggcaggggcttcctttcGCCTTAGGTGCCATCTTCGTGAAAGGGCCCCAGgagattttctagttttctactCGTGGTGGTCGCACCCGGCTCAGCACTGCCATTCGGAGATGTACACTGGCCTGATAGCCCAAGGTCCCCGACTCAGGCATCTCAATTATTTTCTGACAAGGGCTCTCCattaaatcttttacaaaaatatttggatAGTTCTGAATTATCTGTTCTTCCAGAAAGGTTTGGGTTCATTTATGTTTCAGACACAACACTCAAGGGACAgggtatctggatggctcagttggttaagcatcggactcttggtttcagctcagatcgtgggattgagccctgcatcaggcttggCACTCCATGCAGGGTCTGCTTtcctaaataaaaagaagaaggaaggagaagggaggaggagaagagaaaaggagaagaagggaggagaaggagaagaagaaggagaagaaggaggagaaggagaggaagaggaagaagaagaagaaaacgaAGATGACGAAGACGACAACGAAGATGACGAAGACGACGACGAAGAcgaagatgaagaagatgaagaagacaaaaaagatgaagaagaagacgaagaagaagacAAAGACGAAGAAGACCCAAAGAAGCAAGAAACAAATAAGCCCCCCAAAGGTTCTACTTCCACTACTACCCTGGCCTATCAGCAGGCTAAGGTCAGCTGTAGCTGACAGAGGGaagctcctcaagggcagggatTTGGGGCAGCTGTATTTACTAATGAGTCAACAGCTGGCACACAGGAGCGGCtccatcaatatttattgaatgaatggggGTTACAAATACGCACATTAAGTTTGGAATGAGAAACGACAAGTCTCGATAGCGATCATTTTCAATATTCACTCATTGGGTCACTTGGGTTTTCTGAGCCATCACAAAGCACATGACCTCAAAAGGCAAACGAGAGGGGTACAGATGCGGAAGAAGGCTCTGAGGAGTGAAAGCGTCATGGGCCAGTTTCTGTTCACGAGCCACACATGCTTGTAACAGCCTGCTTCTCACTGAGCACGACGGAAGCTCGGACTCCAGACTTTATCACGTGGTTTCGGATCCCTCAACAGTCACGGGTCCCTCCCTGGTCTAAGCCTTGAATGTCTCCTGCCCCGATTTTATGACTCAGAATCAGGCAGCTCAACATTAGCTACGAAAGTCCATGTGTGTTTAAGGCCTTGCAAGggaaatgtgagaaaatgttCACAAGGTCCATAGCACTCCCtggctttattttattcagacaagccccccacccccgcatttcttttttcttttttcttccaaaacctGGTAAATGTCAGAAAAGAACTGGCCTCAGCCCTGGACCCGAGACTTCTGATTTCCCCTTACCCAGTAGCCAGAGatgcaaaggaagaagcagatttttCTCTTGGCCAAAGAACATCTCACCTGGTGCCTGTTCCTGACCCCACGTCTCGGCTTCCTCGGGGCTCACATGTTGGGCCTTAGAGGCCAAGTGGCTCTTCCTACAGGTCACCAGATAAGAAACAGCTTCTCAGGCAGACTCCAACCTTCAGAAGTCCTGCCCTGTGTCTGACTTAAGTCTTTCCTTCTGGCCGAGGAGCCCAGTTCCCCCTCGCCCTGTCATCACTGGAGAAGGGGGAGCAGCTGCTCACTGCTCTCCTTTTAATCTTCCTTAATGGGCTCATAAACAGTTATTAGGTCCCCCTGcagccttctctgagcctcattttacTTGCATTGAGGCTGAGAGCTTCTGAGGAAGGCGTTTTACTCAGGGCTCCACAGACTTGTAGAGTCTTAAATGGGTAATCAGCCACTTCACCCACTTTAACCTCCACAAATGAACAGCTCTGCCTCCTTTTGCAAAATTTAAATCTATTCAAGGGAGTTCCCTGGCAACCAACCCTTATTAATAAATCACGCCTGCTCTAGGCCAGGACagggcatttttaaaatgtttctttctcttgagaAGTCACACTGGTGCACAGGCACACAATAAACACACAGCTGCTCTCTCCAAGTTCGGCATTTGCTGAATTGTGGGCCTGGGGAGTTCTCATCTGGCTCCCCAACTGGGAAGGGGGTGTGCTGCTCTAACAGACTCTCGTCTGGGCCTTTCTTGTGGTTATTGGACGAGGTACGTAGCAGcaggaggggttgggggaggcctGGATGCAGAGCTGCAGCCAGACCCACTCAGCCTCCACTAGGCACACACTGGAAAGTTCCATTTTCTGCTTCGGCGTGCTACCATTTATTTTCAGCAGTGCTAACACCCACTGGGAAAGTCCCAGTTGCATGGCTGGTTAGAACTTCCTACTGTGTCTCCCCGCTGTGGTTCCCTGCCATCGCAGGAGGTAGGGAAGGAGAAGGGCAGGGacgtggtggtggggggtgttgATTTAGCCTTGAGACGAGTGAGTGATTTCACTTCCACAGGAATTTGAACCGGGTTGGCTAAGATTAAAAGGACCGACGGCACCAAGTGTCAGCAAGGGAGTAAAGCAATTGGAACCCTCAGTCGTTGGCCGGTGGAAGTGTCAGTCGGAGCCACCAATTTTGGAATTCTTGGCTGATTCCAGCAATGGCTCTAACAATTCCACTCTTAGGAATAATGCTCAGAGCAAATGGGTAACTACGCTCAGCAAAAAAAACCTGCACAAGAAAGTTCATAATGATGGgatttataatagtaaaatactGGAAGCAGCCACCAGAGTCcggaatagataaataaaccgAGGCACATTCCTGCAATGGAAGAAGACACATGGTGGACGAGAACTGAATTACTAATCGGTGGTGCAACAGGGATGAATCCCACAGACGtgatgctgagcaaaagaagccggacatagggacgcctgggtggctcagtcagttaggcatccaactcttggttttggctcaggtcatgatctcagggttgtggggtggAGCCCCgggtggggctctgtgctcagtggggaatctgcttgaggttccctctccctctgcccctcccccggctctttctctttctctaaaataaataaataaatcttaaaaaaaaaaaaaaaggagccaggagccagacacaaaagaatatgtTCTGTgtgattgcatttatatgaaattctgaaAAGGCAAACCTAATCTATGATGATAAAGATCAGACTAGGGGTTGCCTCGGTGGGGAGCCTACGTTGAGCGCATTACCTTATATCTGTGCACTTGACTGAATGTAACTTATACTTCCCtacaaaaaagaagacaagaagggGTCcgttgtgttttttttcccccagatgaATAgctcattatttattcattcattgtttttcaCTCCTCTGCTTCTTTTACAACAGATGTGAGGTGACTTACGAAGGTGTGTGGCTTTGAGTGTGTTTATCAGGGAAGAGATCTGAGGGGCGCTCAGGGCAGGGGATGCAGATGACACCCGATGGGAGGGGAGACCTCGGCGTCCCTGTCAGGAAGTCCTGAGCACTTCCTATGGGGCTTCCCAGCAGTCAACACGAGAAAGGAACATGATTCCGTATCCGAAAGTCAATGGTTCATCTGATTGGAGGATAGAACCCCAAGAGAAATTTCTCCCAGGCCTTCTCAGGAAAGGGCAACCATACAATCAAAGCCCTGTCTGTTTGGAACACCCCATTTGGACCCTGGCTCTCAGCGTCCCTCCAGCCCATGTTTTCACTCTGGGgctcccagccctgggctgcgAGGGAATTAGGGGGAGGCAGCCTCCTGGAGACAGTCAaggccccctccccggggccccacACCCAGGTACCCATTACTTTCCTGGGAGCAGTCTGGGGGAAGCCCTGCTTGGGAGGTCTGGGCTTCTGCTCTTGGGGGTGCCCAGCTTGCCATCCTGGTTTCTGGAACCCGGGCTCGCGTCCTCAGTTGGTGCTTTGCCGCTCAGCCCATCTTGCTCCCCGATGCTCCTCGGTGGCCTCCCAGCCCCTTCCACGGTGACGGCTCTGCTTGGAGCAGCTCCCTGGGGGCGGGGCTCTTTCCATCTTAGCATTTGGGTTGAGAGATCTTTCCACTTTCTGGCTCCCGTGTTTGAGTTGAATTCATATACTGCCCCGGTAActa
The Canis lupus familiaris isolate Mischka breed German Shepherd chromosome 18, alternate assembly UU_Cfam_GSD_1.0, whole genome shotgun sequence genome window above contains:
- the LOC119877227 gene encoding 60S ribosomal protein L23a-like; the protein is MQLGLSQWVLALLKINGSTPKQKMELSSVCLVEAEWVWLQLCIQASPNPSCCYVPRPITTRKAQTRKTRKSPGALSRRWHLRRKEAPAPPKAEAKAKALKAKKVVLKGMHSHKKKKIHTSPTFQRPKTLHLRRQPKYPLKSAPRRNKLDHYAIIKFPLSTASAMKKIEDNNTLVFIVDVKANKHQIKQAVKKLYDIDVAKVNTLIRPDGEKKAYVRLAPDYDALDVANKIGII